TTCACCGCCGTTGTGCGGTAAGATGTATCGAGCCAGCCGTTTTTAATTCCCGTCGCGATTGCGTATGTAAACATTCCAGTACTGCTCGTCTCTTCGTAACTTGCCGGGTCTATAATTATCTGGTGCCACAGCCCGCTTGCCGCCTGGTATTTTTTCAGCCCAGCCATCATCTTTTTATAAACATCCATCAAATCCTGCCGTTTCGGATGTTCCTTCGGCATATTTTCCAAAGTCAGCGCCATAACCGCCGCCGCCCAGCCGTTCCCGCGTCCCCAGAATATCGGAACCTCCGCCGTATGCTGAAACAATCCGTTATCCTGCTGCAGAATCTTTGCGTAACCCAATAGCTGCGTCAGCCCCCTTTCGAGAAAAATTTCTTTCCCGCTCGCCTTGTATGCCTGCACCTGCAGCGCCCCGACCATAAACATATCGTCAACCCACAGCCGCGTATACGCTGTCATCCCGTTTTCATTCGGCTCTGCCCATTCGTCTTCAGCAAGTTCCATCGCGACTTTAAGATACTGCTTATCTTTCGTTTGCAGATACAATTCGAATGGTAGAATCCCGAAAACATTCCAGTCAACATGCCCTGCCCGGATTTTATTCGTCCTCGGCAATTTGCGTTTGTCCGCGCCCGTCGATTTATCATCCGTATAAACAATATCTTCTGAAGTTACCGGACAGACCGCGTAGTTCGCCTTTACAGCGTCTATTAATTTTTGATTATTCTGCTGCTCAGCAAATTTAAGCACGCCGTAATACGAACACACCGTCGGATATTTCGCATCGACCGGCACCGCCAATACATTTTCCGCAACCTCATTGGTGATTTTTATAATTTGTTTATTGTCGTATTTTGCTGATGCCGACACGTTCAAAAAAACAACCATCAAAACACATAAAATTTTCTTCATTACCGTACTTTCTTTAAAATAAACTTCGGCTCATAACTGAATTTCTGCCCGCCAAGTGATGCGTCAACCATAGCGCCGGCATCCATCGCGATAAAAACAGCCATACCGTCCTTGTAATCCGCTTTGGCCGCTGCCCCTGCCTTTAGAACTACGCCTGTTACCTGTGCGGCGAATGTAAATTCTCCGGCCCTGAATTTATCTAAATCAGCTTCTTCTCTGAAAAATATTATCTCACGGTAGAACTCGCCTCCGAACGAAAAACCGAGCGTTGCCTGCGACATAGTGCAGTAACCGACCATTTGGCCCTGCTCATACACTTCACCCCTGCCGCCCGCGCCGCCTGCTATGAACGCGCCCTTAAAAATCTTCGGCAGCACAGCGTATCCGTAAGATTTATCGAAGAAGCTTTGAATGGATGGGTCTTTGGCCTTCATAAGTGCGACAGCCTCGTCCGACTCTGATGACAACACTACTTTCCCCTCCGGCTCCTTCGGCGTAACACTGCACCCGCCAGACATCAGCACAACAAGAAAACTTATCAACAGCATCCTTACAGTTTTCATTTTTCCCTCCATAAAATATTTTAAATTTTTAGTTTTTCACTTTTAACTTTTCACTTTTCCTGTCATCGCTTTTATGTGAGCAGGCGTTGTCCCGCAGCAGCCGCCGATTATTACCGCCCCTGCTTTATGAATCTTTTCCAGCCAGTCGCCGAAATCAGTATCTGAAAGTTTATATACCGCCTTGCCGTCAACAAGCTCCGGCTTTCCGCCGTTAGGTTTCGCCAGCAACGCAACTCGTTTAGCCCCCGGACCTGTGCCGGGGGTCAATAACTTCACAAACTTTTCCGTCAACTGCAAATACTGCTCCATCTTCAGCGTCCCGCAGTTAAATCCGATTGCGTCAACTCCAATTGCGGATAATTCAGATATTTCTGCTTCTACGCTCGCTCCCATCATCGTTCTAAAGTCATTACCGGCTGAGTCGAACGCCAGTGATACGAGCACCGGCAAATCGCAAACTGATTTTACGCCTTCTGCCGCGACCTTCGCCTCATCTAAAGCCATAAACGTTTCGATTACGAAACCGTCCGCGCCGGCATCGTACATCGCCTTTGCCTGTTTGGCATAAGCATTTCTAAGAACATCCGGCTCAAGTGTCCCCAGCGGCTTCAAAAATTCCCCGCAAGGCCCTATATCGCCAATAACATATCTGCCCTCACCCGCCGCCTGCTTTGCGATTTTTACCGCCGCTGCGTTTATCGCCTCGACCTTATCGGCCATATTGTGCCGGGCAAGTGTAATTTCATT
The sequence above is drawn from the Phycisphaerae bacterium genome and encodes:
- a CDS encoding glycoside hydrolase family 88 protein: MKKILCVLMVVFLNVSASAKYDNKQIIKITNEVAENVLAVPVDAKYPTVCSYYGVLKFAEQQNNQKLIDAVKANYAVCPVTSEDIVYTDDKSTGADKRKLPRTNKIRAGHVDWNVFGILPFELYLQTKDKQYLKVAMELAEDEWAEPNENGMTAYTRLWVDDMFMVGALQVQAYKASGKEIFLERGLTQLLGYAKILQQDNGLFQHTAEVPIFWGRGNGWAAAVMALTLENMPKEHPKRQDLMDVYKKMMAGLKKYQAASGLWHQIIIDPASYEETSSTGMFTYAIATGIKNGWLDTSYRTTAVKGWNGLAKKVKDGQLADICVGTGAKNNYNHYLNRPTKTGDLHGQAAFLWAGTAMLEMGK
- a CDS encoding homocysteine S-methyltransferase family protein, with protein sequence MSGKTLKQKIADGLLFVDGAMGTQLMAHGVEAGKCNDYLNIESPQIILDIHRSYFDAGSDAVYTNTFGANEITLARHNMADKVEAINAAAVKIAKQAAGEGRYVIGDIGPCGEFLKPLGTLEPDVLRNAYAKQAKAMYDAGADGFVIETFMALDEAKVAAEGVKSVCDLPVLVSLAFDSAGNDFRTMMGASVEAEISELSAIGVDAIGFNCGTLKMEQYLQLTEKFVKLLTPGTGPGAKRVALLAKPNGGKPELVDGKAVYKLSDTDFGDWLEKIHKAGAVIIGGCCGTTPAHIKAMTGKVKS